CAGGGCCATCTGCTTGGGCAGGCCACACTGGTTCAGCTTCAGTCCGGGACCCACCACGATCACCGAACGGCCCGAGTAGTCGACCCGCTTGCCGAGCAGGTTCTGGCGGAACCGGCCCTGCTTCCCCTTGAGCATGTCCGACAGCGACTTCAGTGGGCGGTTGCCCGGGCCGGTGACCGGGCGACCACGGCGGCCGTTGTCGAACAGCGCGTCGACAGCCTCCTGCAGCATCCGCTTCTCGTTGTTCACGATGATCTCGGGCGCCCCGAGATCCAGCAGACGCTTGAGGCGGTTGTTGCGGTTGATCACCCGCCGGTACAGGTCGTTCAGGTCCGAGGTGGCGAACCGGCCCCCGTCGAGCTGCACCATCGGGCGCAGGTCCGGCGGGATCACCGGGACAGCCTCGAGGACCATCGCGGCCGGCTTGTTCCTGGTCGTGCGGAACGCCTCGACGACCTTCAGGCGCTTGATGGCGCGCTGCTTCTTCTGGCCCCGCGAGGTCGTGATGACCTCCTTCAGCGACTCCGATTCCGCCTCGAGGTCGTGGTGCTCGAGCAGCTCGCGGATCGCTTCGGCGCCCATGCCGCCACTGAAGTAGTCGCCCCAGCGGTCACGCATGTCCCGGAAGAGGATGTCACGGTCGATCAGCTGCCTGGGCGTGAGCTTCTTCAGGGTGTCGAGCATGTCGTCCAGGTGCTTCTTCTCGTCGTCCGCACGGCGCGCCACGGCCTGGAGTTGCTTCTCGATCTCCTTGCGCTCACGGCGGACCACGTCGGGCTTGGCGCCCTGCTTCTCGAGCTCCTCGAGGGTGACCTCGAGCTGCTCGAGCAGCTCCTGGCGGTCGCGTTCGAGCTGCTCGTCGATCAGCTTCTTCTCCTCGGCGACCTCCGCCTCGATCTCCGGGAGCGCGTCATGGCGCTTGTCATCGTCGACCCACGTGATCACGTAGGCGGCGAAGTAGATCACCTTCTCCAGGTCCTTGGGGGACATGTCGAGCAGGTACCCCAGGCGCGACGGCACGCCCTTCAGGTACCAGATGTGCGTCACCGGGGCGGCGAGCTCGATGTGACCCATGCGCTCTCGACGGACCTTGGCGCGGGTCACCTCCACACCGCAGCGCTCGCAGATGATGCCCTTGAACCGGACCCGCTTGTACTTCCCGCAGTAGCACTCCCAGTCGCGGGTCGGCCCGAAGATCTTCTCGCAGAACAGCCCGTCCTTCTCGGGCTTGAGCGTGCGGTAGTTGATGGTCTCCGGCTTCTTGACCTCGCCGTTGGACCACATGCGGATCTGCTGCGCTTCCGCAAGGTTGATGCGCAGCTTCTCGAAGTTGTTCACATCGAACACCGTGTGTGTTCCTCTCTGCTTCTCACAACTTCCGATCAGTTCATCTGCTCGGCCGCTTACGCCTCCCCGGCCGTCGGTCGCTCCGGACGTGACAGGTCGATGCCCAAGGCCTCAGCCGCACGGAAGGAGTCCTCGTCGGTCTCTCGTAGTTCGATCTCCTCGCCGGTTATCCCCAGGACATCGACGTTCAGCGCGAGCGAACGCATCTCCTGCATCAGCACCTTGAACGACTCGGGGATCCCGGGCTCCGGGATGTTCTCTCCCTTGACGATCGCCTCGTAGACCTTCACGCGGCCGACGACGTCATCCGATTTGATCGTCAGCAGCTCCTGCAGGGCGTAGGCCGCCCCGTACGCCTCGAGCGCCCACACCTCCATCTCGCCGAACCGCTGGCCGCCGAACTGGGCTTTGCCGCCCAGCGGCTGCTGCGTGATCATCGAGTACGGGCCGGTGCTGCGTGCGTGGATCTTGTCATCCACCAGGTGCAGCAGCTTCAGGATGTAGATGTACCCGACCGTGATCGGCGACTCGATCGGCTCCCCGGTGCGCCCGTCGTATACGACGGCTTTGCCGTCTTGATCGATCAGCTTGACGCCGTCCTCGGTGGGGCGGGTGTTGGCCAGCAGATCACGGAGCTCGACCTCACGCGCCCCGTCGAACACCGGCGTCGCGAAGCGCACCGGCCCCTCCACGTCGGTGTAGTCGGCCGGCCACTCGATGTCGTCGAACCAGCCCGGCTTGTTGGAGAAGCGCCAACCGTTCTTGGCTGCCCATCCCAGGTGGGTCTCGAGCACCTGACCGACGTTCATCCGTGACGGGACGCCCAGCGGGTTCAACACGATGTCCACCGGCGTGCCGTCAGCGAGGAACGGCATGTCCTCCATCGGCAGGATCTTGGAGATGACGCCCTTGTTGCCGTGGCGACCGGCGAGCTTGTCACCCTCGCTGATCTTGCGCTTCTGAGCCACGAAGACCTGCACCAGGTCGTTCACACCCGGAGGCAGCTCGTCGCCGGCGGTCCGCGCGAACCGCCGCACGCCGATCACGATGCCGCCCTCGCCGTGGGGCACCTTCAGCGACGTGTCGCGGACCTCGCGGGCCTTCTCACCGAAGATGGCCCGCAGCAGGCGCTCCTCGGGCGTGAGCTCGGTCTCGCCCTTCGGTGTCACCTTCCCGACGAGGATGTCGCCGGGCTGCACCTCGGCACCGATGCGGATGACCCCCTCATCGTCGAGGTTGGCCAGCACCTCCTCGGAGACGTTGGGGATGTCGCGGGTGATCTCCTCGGGACCGAGCTTGGTCTCGCGGGCATCGACCTCGTACTGCTCGACGTGGATCGAGGTCATCTCGTCCTCGCGCACCAGCCGGTGCGAGACGATGATCGCGTCCTCGTAGTTGAAGCCCTCCCAGGACATGAACGCCACCAGGAGGTTCTTGCCCAACGCGAGCTCGCCGCCGTGGGTCGAGGGACCGTCGGCGAGGACGTCACCGACCTCGACGCGCTGCCCCTCGGTGACGATCGGCCGCTGGTTGAAGCAGGTTCCCTGGTTGGTGCGCTGGAACTTCTCGAGGTCGTAGCGATCGAGTCCGCCGTCGTCGGCCTTGACGTAGAGATGCTCCGCCGCGACTTCGACGACCACGCCCGCGCGGCGCGTGAGCACCACGTCACCGGCGTTCCGCGCGATCTTGTCTTCGATCCCGGTCCCGACGAACGGCGACTCCGACTTGATCAGCGGAACCGCCTGGCGCTGCATGTTGGTCCCCATCAGCGCCCGGTTGGCGTCGTCGTGCTCGAGGAACGGGATCAGGGCGGCCGACACCGACACGGTCTGCCGCGGCGACACGTCCATGTAGTCGACCTCGTCGGCGATCACCTCGCGGACCTCGCCGCCCTTCGCCCGGCACAGGACGAGCTCGTTCGCGAAGCGCCCATCGGCGTCCAGGGGGGCGTTGGCCTGCGCCACGATGTAACGGTCCTCGAGGTCGGCGGTGAGGTAGTCGACCTGGTCGGTGACCCGCCCGCCATCGACTCGCCGGTAGGGCGTCTCGATGAAACCGAACTCGTTGATGCGCGCGTACGACGCCAGCGACCCGATCAGGCCGATGTTGGGACCCTCGGGTGTCTCGATGGGACACATCCGCCCGTAGTGGGACGGGTGGACGTCGCGGACCTCGAAGCCGGCGCGTTCACGGCTCAACCCCCCCGGACCCAGCGCCGACAGCCGCCGCTTGTGGGTCAGGCCAGCCAGCGGGTTGGTCTGGTCCATGAACTGTGACAGCTGCGAGGTTCCGAAGAACTCGCGGATCGCCGACACGACCGGGCGGATGTTGATCAGGGTCTGGGGCGTGATGGCCTCGAGGTCCTGGGTGGTCATCCGCTCGCGGACCACACGCTCCATGCGCGACAGCCCGATGCGGACCTGGTTCTGGATGAGCTCCCCAACCGACCGCAGCCGGCGGTTACCGAAGTGGTCGATGTCGTCGACGTCGTAACCGTCGACGCCAGCGTGCAGCTTGACGAGGTACGACATGGTCGCGAGCACGTCCTCCTTGGTCAGGACGTGTGGCTGCGGTGCCTCCCAACCCAGCGCCTGGTACTCGGCGCCGAGCTTCTTCTCGACTTTGTACCGGCCAACCCGGGCGAGGTCGTACCGCTTGGCGTTGAAGAACATGTTGATCAGCAGGTTCCCGGCCTGCTCGGCGCTCGGTGGCTCACCGGGGCGCAGCTTCTTGTAGATCTCCTCGAGCACCTCCGCCGGTGTCGGGACCGAGCGATCCTTGCCGAGTGTGAGCTGGATCGATTCCGCTGCGTCGAAGAAATCCAGGATCTCCTGGTCGTCGACGGGCTCCTCGAGCACCTCCCGTGGCGCAAGCTCGTACTGGCCGGTCGCCTCGTTGCGGACGAT
The Actinomycetota bacterium DNA segment above includes these coding regions:
- the rpoB gene encoding DNA-directed RNA polymerase subunit beta gives rise to the protein MAGVHVEDRLSFSTLPEGLPLKELDLLAIQRASFRWLLEEGLGDIFDEISPIEDSQAKMALSFSDHRFEEPKYSEGECKEKDITYAAPLFVTAEFTNLETGEIKAQTVFMGDFPIMTEKGTFIVNGTERVVVSQLVRSPGVYFDTSIDKTTGRDVFGCKIIPARGAWLEFEVDKRDLVGVRVDRKRKQHITVFYRALKAIVRNEATGQYELAPREVLEEPVDDQEILDFFDAAESIQLTLGKDRSVPTPAEVLEEIYKKLRPGEPPSAEQAGNLLINMFFNAKRYDLARVGRYKVEKKLGAEYQALGWEAPQPHVLTKEDVLATMSYLVKLHAGVDGYDVDDIDHFGNRRLRSVGELIQNQVRIGLSRMERVVRERMTTQDLEAITPQTLINIRPVVSAIREFFGTSQLSQFMDQTNPLAGLTHKRRLSALGPGGLSRERAGFEVRDVHPSHYGRMCPIETPEGPNIGLIGSLASYARINEFGFIETPYRRVDGGRVTDQVDYLTADLEDRYIVAQANAPLDADGRFANELVLCRAKGGEVREVIADEVDYMDVSPRQTVSVSAALIPFLEHDDANRALMGTNMQRQAVPLIKSESPFVGTGIEDKIARNAGDVVLTRRAGVVVEVAAEHLYVKADDGGLDRYDLEKFQRTNQGTCFNQRPIVTEGQRVEVGDVLADGPSTHGGELALGKNLLVAFMSWEGFNYEDAIIVSHRLVREDEMTSIHVEQYEVDARETKLGPEEITRDIPNVSEEVLANLDDEGVIRIGAEVQPGDILVGKVTPKGETELTPEERLLRAIFGEKAREVRDTSLKVPHGEGGIVIGVRRFARTAGDELPPGVNDLVQVFVAQKRKISEGDKLAGRHGNKGVISKILPMEDMPFLADGTPVDIVLNPLGVPSRMNVGQVLETHLGWAAKNGWRFSNKPGWFDDIEWPADYTDVEGPVRFATPVFDGAREVELRDLLANTRPTEDGVKLIDQDGKAVVYDGRTGEPIESPITVGYIYILKLLHLVDDKIHARSTGPYSMITQQPLGGKAQFGGQRFGEMEVWALEAYGAAYALQELLTIKSDDVVGRVKVYEAIVKGENIPEPGIPESFKVLMQEMRSLALNVDVLGITGEEIELRETDEDSFRAAEALGIDLSRPERPTAGEA